The following nucleotide sequence is from Salvia splendens isolate huo1 chromosome 2, SspV2, whole genome shotgun sequence.
tattttattggaatatataattaattaatatttatttattgtatcaTATAATGAgtagataaattaaaattgttttgtaaattttataataaataaacttaattaatgataagctttgcattaattttaTCAATCAAACTTTTAACTAATATTGTGTCTTGGACATAGTCTCTTCAACCAAACATCAATATAAaatttagtagtactaatttagtCCAAAACAAGGCCCATCTTACCTTATCATATATTGAATCTCATTACTATTTTATCTTTCAAACCGAACACcacttatatttataataatatatcaGTTCAACCAATAGTTGACTCGGTCAGATCGATTGAATCATGGACCAATAATTTTGTCGGCTCATTCTCTTATGTGATTTTCTTGTTTAGATGCTTCGGATTCATACATGAGAAACGTCTAGGTACATCcctttaaaattaataaaattaatatgccATTTCAGTGATAAATACTTTTGgccataataaaattaatatgccATTTGATACGAATAGATAAATGGTTGACATTTATTGACCAGCAAACAAATTCCTCCTGATCACAACCTACACACGTCACTCGCTGCAGTGGTTAGTACCTTCCGAATTGACACTTGCTCGACACGCTTTAATGCTTGTACCTTTCCCACACCTATAAATATTTCCCAGACGAGAGGGAGAGAGACAGACTACTTCTCTCCACTCCACCAATCGGGAAGGAAGTATGCAACGCCCCGTGACGTCATCCCCCTCGCCGTCGTGCTACTCTCGCTTCTGGTCTTCCGCCACCAGGTCGAAGCCGATCTCTCCGCCGCCGGACTCCTCCGTCCGCGAGAGCCTCGCGCGGCGGTTAGGCCTGTTCGATCTCATTTTGATCGGCGTCGGAGCCTCCATCGGCGCCGGGATATTTGTCGTCACCGGCACCGTCGCCCGTGACACCGGTCCTGGTCAGTTACTACACTTCACTAGTAGacagtagtattattttttttaaataaatttttttattgcttTAAAGTTGGTAcgcattaattttgaatttcgcTAATTAGCTGAGGATTAGGAATTTAATGGCGAAATCTATGGCTAAGAGATAGATTGATTAATGCGTTTAGTCGCAATAACGCTATTTATCATTTTGAATCGGTGATTTCTAGGTATTATGCTATGATTGAATTTGAATGGGAAAAGTAATACACTTGAAATTCAGCCGACGATATTATTTAGAAAGGATTTCCTGATTTCTACTTGAAGTAATGCTGTGTAACTGAGCTTATTGCACCAAATCCCTAATTGAAAAGTAAATCATGTGTTTGCTGCTGCAGGAGTTACACTTAGCTTCATCATTGCAGGAGCATCTTGTGTTCTGAATGCTCTCTGTTATGCTGAACTAGCTTCTCGTTTGCCCGCGGTTGTTGGGGGAGCATACATGTACACTTACTCGGCTTTCAACGAGCTCACAGCTTTTTTAGTGTTTACTCAGCTGATGCTCGACTATCATATTGGTGCTGCTAGCATAGCACGTAGCTTAGCCGGCTATTGGGTTTCTGTCTTGGAGCTCATTCCCTTTCTAAACGATAACATTCCAAGTTGGGTTGGGCATGGCGACACATTTCTTCATGTATTCTCGATTAACATCTTTGCTCCTATCATTCTAGGCCTCCTCACGGTAGTGCTCTGTCAGGGTGTAGGAGAGTCTTCCATATTGAACTCAATCATGACCGTGACAAAGGTTACCCATCCagcattctctctcttctcctaAACTTCTTCAACTTATGTTTCTGGCAAACTTTCATACAATAGATACATTTGGTACAATGTTTGATAGAACACGAAATCTTGTGCAGGTAATCATTGTAATCTTTGTCATAATTGTTGGATCCTTTAAGGTTGACGTTGCGAATTGGTCTCCCTTTGCACCAAATGGTGCCAAGTCAATATTGACAGGAGCAACTGTGGTCTTCTTTGCATATGTAGGATTTGATGCAGTTGCTAATTCTGCGGAAGAATCCAAGAGACCGCAGGTATGCTGAATGAACATACGCCTTCACATTTCGCCACTGTATAAGTGTGAATGTTAAACTGATACGTAGTGTCCCGGAGCTTGATCTTTCAGAGAGATTTACCATTAGGCATCATAGGCAGCCTCATGATCTGTGTTGGGTTGTATATCGCTGTTTGCTTAGTGATTACTGGAATGGTTCCGTACGAACATCTAGGAGAAGAAGCACCTTTGGCTAATGCTTTCACCTCCAAGGGCTTGAAATACGTCTCAGTCCTAATTAGCTGCGGTGCGATTGCTGGACTTACAACAACACTCTTAGTTGGGCTCTACGTTCAGGTAAATCTTGTCTGAAGTTATGTTTCAATCAGTAATTTTTCTGGTCTTGCAGTTCCTAATAAGTGATTTGTGTTTTGCCAGTCTCGCTTATATCTCGGACTTGGAAGAGATGGTTTACTACCAGCTATATTTGCCAAAGTCCACCCGGTGCGACAAACTCCAGTTCATTCACAAGTTTGGGTTGGTCTTATTGCTAGCATTTTGGCAGGTTTTCTTAATGTTCGTGTGCTCTCACACGTTCTCTCAGTTGGATCCTTGGTAAGTAGTAGAAACTCCACTGCTATTATATCCCGAATCGGGAGACCAATAATCGGGTAAATTGTTTGTCACAGACAGGATATTCAGTTGTTTCAGCATGTGTGGTTACCCTACGCTGGAAGGACAATAAGACATCAAACGAGGATTCTACAAAGCGTATTTCTAATAGGGCAGAAGGCATCTTTTGCCTCGTTGCAATTGCCTGTTGCGGCTGTGCTACTGGCATCCTCTTCCGATTTGGTGCTTCATTTGTTTACCTCATAATAGCTTCTTTGATCGCACTGTCTGCTGGTGCAACACTCTATCTACGACAAGTAAGTTAAGACACCGTCTACTTCCTGATTTTCATTAAATACCAGCTCACTTGTTACACTACATGTTGCTTCTGGCAGGCTTATACTAATCCACCGGGTTTTTCTTGTCCCGGAGTTCCAATACTTCCGTCAATCAGTATTTTCGTCAATATCTTTCTATTCGCTCAGGTATTTCAGAAACATGAAAACACAGTAGTGAATGAATTTGGA
It contains:
- the LOC121784260 gene encoding cationic amino acid transporter 9, chloroplastic-like, whose amino-acid sequence is MQRPVTSSPSPSCYSRFWSSATRSKPISPPPDSSVRESLARRLGLFDLILIGVGASIGAGIFVVTGTVARDTGPGVTLSFIIAGASCVLNALCYAELASRLPAVVGGAYMYTYSAFNELTAFLVFTQLMLDYHIGAASIARSLAGYWVSVLELIPFLNDNIPSWVGHGDTFLHVFSINIFAPIILGLLTVVLCQGVGESSILNSIMTVTKVIIVIFVIIVGSFKVDVANWSPFAPNGAKSILTGATVVFFAYVGFDAVANSAEESKRPQRDLPLGIIGSLMICVGLYIAVCLVITGMVPYEHLGEEAPLANAFTSKGLKYVSVLISCGAIAGLTTTLLVGLYVQSRLYLGLGRDGLLPAIFAKVHPVRQTPVHSQVWVGLIASILAGFLNVRVLSHVLSVGSLTGYSVVSACVVTLRWKDNKTSNEDSTKRISNRAEGIFCLVAIACCGCATGILFRFGASFVYLIIASLIALSAGATLYLRQAYTNPPGFSCPGVPILPSISIFVNIFLFAQLHYEAWVRFVVLNIVSLGVYAFYGQFHAKPGSAGEV